The DNA window ACGCGTGCATCCAGGTACTCCTTGAACTTGAGGTCGTTGGAAATCCCAATGATGCTCACCTTCGCTTTGCTAAGTTCGCTGTTGATCCTCGTCAGAGAATACAGGATGTCATCACCGCTCTTCTTGATGAGCTTGTCGATCTCGTCGAGGACTATTATAACGAAGCGCTCTTTGGCATCTATAACATCCTTGAGCTTCGCGTAGACCTCATCGGTGGGCCAGCCGACGAGGGGAACCTCGATACCGCTCTCTTCCTTGAAGTGGTTTACAATCCTTGCGAGAACGCGGTAGTGGGTGTCAATTATTTCACAGTTGATGTATATGACCTCAACGGGTATGTTGTACTTCTGGGATATCTTCTTCAGCTCTTCGGTGACAAACTTGACAGTTACGGTTTTACCGGTTCCAGTTTTACCGTACACAAAAACATTAGAAGGCGTCTCACCGCGGAGAACAGGGACGAGAATGTGGGCTAGATCGTCTATCTGCTTGTGCCTGTGTGGAAGCTCCTTTGGAGTATAGCTGTGCCTAAGCACTTCCTTGTTCTTGAATATCTTCCTGGCATGGAGGTACTTCTCGAATATTGAGCTCAGGTAGTCGTCGTCCATCGTCCCACTCTCCACTTGAAATCATACTCATAGCGCCCCATTGTGACAATATGAAAAACTATCTATCGGCGAATCACCAATATCTTTCCAGTTATTTTAACTTTATGGCACCAGCTAGTGACAAATATTGAATATTCGGGGGATATTCCACCGGAACCAGCGGATACACAGGAAGGCATACCTATGTGTAGGTCTTAGGTTTATATGGGTTGTTGAACATGGAGCTGTTAAAGGTCTCCACGTGAAGTTCCATTTCTAACTTGGGCAAAAGAACATCTCCAGAGGAAGCGAGGAACAAGTAATGATCAAACATGTACACACAGATTTACATTAGGAAAACAAAACATCGTTAGGGCATATTATTTCCACTGAAAGGTAAATGGACAAAAATAGACATGAAAATGAGAACAATAATGGACAGGAAAGAACATTTTGAGAAAACAGTTATGTTTTCAGAATGACAAAAAGTAAACAGTTTTGTAGTCCCCCAGAGTTCTGTTTCCAGTGGAGGCGGCTTTTGCAGCTACACCCACTCAAAATATCGTGAGTTAGTGTAAACACTCCCATTTCTTAATCATTTGTGGCTATTTATAGTTTTTCATAAACAATGTTCAATATTAATGGATTAATGTACACAAACATTGAAAATATTTTCAGAAGCATAAATTCATAATGAACGAAATAGTATTTACATTGGGATATCTTCCTTAAAAATCCCTTTCTGTAATTCAACGTCATGAGATCCGTCCATTCTCCGAAAGTTGGTTCCAGTGGAAATGAAACTCTGGGGGGTCTTTTCGATAACCATCGAAAAAGAGCTCTGTTTCCACTGGAAAACTAGCTCCCAGTGGTATTGTTATGTTCATTAAGGTTCACTTACCCACATCCCAAGGTTTTTAACTTCTTTCTGTTCTACTCCCGATGATGATACCAATAACTGTCATCCGCAGGCTCGTCAAAATTAGGTACAAAGCCAAGAGGAGCAAGCTGCTTCAGATTGGTGTTGCAGTGGTAATTCTCTCGGTAGTCTTCGCCGGGCTGTTTGCATACTTTGAGGGTTTGGACTTCTTCACAGCGCTGTACTGGGCGGTTATAACCATGGCGACAATAGGCTACGGTGACATCACGCCCAAGACAGAAGCAGGCAGGGTAGTTGCCATGGTCGCTGCGGTCGCTGGTATCTCCACCTTTACGGCCCTCGTTTCCCTTCTGGCGGAATTCCTTATTTCCTCATCGCTTAGGAGGATGATGGGCATGCACCGTGTTGGATATTCAGGACACTACGTTGTGATCGGACAGGGGAGCAGTGTGGTCAGCTTTGTGAACGAGATACTCTCCGCGATGGATCGGGGTGAACTCCCGCGTCGGCCAGTTGTCGTTGTGTTTCCAAACGAAGAAGAGAGGAGGAAGGTTGAGCTTCCAGAGGAAGTTGAGGTTCTTATTGGCGACCCTATCAACAGGGAGACCCTCGAGAGGGCCCGGGTTGAAAGCGCTTCCCATGTTGTTCTAGCGCTCGACGACGACTCAAAGTCGGTCTTTGTAACCCTCCGCGTCAAGAGCATTTCTAGTGCAAAGGTTCTTGTGGAGGCTCTGAGCGGGGACAGCATAGACCTCCTGAAGCAAGCCGGGGCCGACAGGGTCGTCCTCAGCAGGGGCATGGCGGGTAGGCTGCTCGCAAGTGCCGTCATCGAGCCAGAAGTCGTGGATGTAATTGACGACATAACGAGCTCCCTTGGCGGCTACGACATCACGGTGGTCGAGCTTCGGGAAGTCTGGGGCATGAAGTACTCGGAAGCGCTTGAGCTGGTTCAGAAGAAGTACGGGCTGTACCTGATGGGCTACTACACCGACCGCCCAGTACTCGTTCCACGGCTTGACTCTCCAGTTCCCGAGGGTTCGAAGCTCATAGTCATCAGGGGGGTTGGGACTAACAACAGTTAGTGCCTTCTATTTCCTGTTTAAGGGATTTTTCTGACTTCTATTGTAAAATCTGGGCTTTTTATATCCTGTTTTTCGAATCGGGCGAAACTCTTAAAAGTTTCATTGTCCAGTGGCTCGGGGACATAAAGTATATAACCTCTTCAGGTTTTACCCACATCAAAGGTATTGGGTGATGGTAATGGCCCGCAAGAAGAAGGTTGAGGATGAGGTCAAAGAGCTTGATGAGTTTGAAGAGCTTGATGTTGAAGAGTCACTTTCATCAGCTAAACAGGAAAAGCCGGAGAGAAAGATCGCTACCCTCGAGGATCTTCCCGGAGTCGGTCCAGCCACCGCTGAAAAGCTCCGCGAGGCCGGTTACGACACGATAGAGGCAATAGCGGTTGCTTCGCCGCTGGAGCTTAAGGAAATAGCGGGGATAAGCGAAGGGGCCGCTCTCAAGATAATCCAGGCCGCGAGGGAGGCAGCCAACATTGGAACCTTCATGCGCGCCGACGAGTACATGAAGAAGAGGACGACAATAGGGAAGATTTCCACTGGAAGCAAAGCCCTCGACAAGCTCCTGGGTGGTGGTATTGAAACCCAGGCCATCACAGAGGTATTCGGCGAATTCGGCAGTGGAAAGACCCAGCTCGCCCACACACTCGCGGTTATGGTTCAGAAGCCGCCCGAAGAGGGTGGCCTCGGCGGTTCAGTGATCTGGATAGACACTGAGAACACCTTCAGGCCGGAGAGAATAAGGCAGATAGCTGAAAACCGCGGCCTTGATCCGGAGGAAACGCTGAAGAACATATACGTCGCGAGGGCGTTCAACAGCAACCACCAGATGCTCCTCGTTGAGAAGGCCGAGGAGATAATCAAGGAGAAGGCCGAGAGTGACAGGCCAGTAAAGCTCCTCGTCGTTGACTCCCTCATGGCCCACTTCAGGAGTGAGTACGTCGGCAGGGGGACCCTCGCTGAGAGGCAGCAGAAGCTGGCCAAGCACCTTGCCGATCTCCACAGGCTCGCTGACCTCTACGACATAGCGGTCTTCGTCACCAACCAGGTTCAGGCCAAGCCCGATGCCTTCTTCGGCGACCCAACGAGGCCCGTCGGTGGACACATACTCGCTCACAGCGCCACGCTGAGGGTCTACCTCAGGAAGGGCAAGGCCGGAAAGAGGGTCGCCAGGCTTATAGACAGCCCGCACCTGCCTGAGGGAGAGGCCGTCTTCAGGATAACCGAGAAGGGCGTTGAGGATTAATTTGTTCCTTATTGTTTTTAATGTTGGCGTTTATAGGCTGGGTAGTTCTAATCATAGTAGGATTGAGCTGATATGCTTTGGGTTATGTGGGGGTAGATGGACATCTGTCTCCATTTGTTCTTTCTTTTACTTTGGCTTCTTTTGTCTTGTTCTCCTCTTGATACAATGGTTGAAAATTGGAAATTCTACGAAAAAAAAAACAGAATAGTTTAAAATTTATAATTAGAAAAACTTTTGAGGGGTTTTGCATTAGTTTTGATGACGACCTCTGGGGGTGTCCTCTGTGGAAGGTTTGGTTAAGAAGGCGGGTGCCATACTCTTGCTTGCCATGCTTTTGAGCCTTCAGCTTGTAGCCACTCCTCAAGCAGTAGCAATGACTACCAGCAACTCTACCATTACCTTCCGCAGGGCAGTCGTTGCTTGGTACGATGAGAAGGACAAGCTTCAGCTCAATGTCACTTGGGTGAACAAGACCATAGACTTCGCGAACTTAACCAACGTCTCATGCTCTTGTCATAACTCAAGCTCTTGCAGTGGCACTAATCTCAATGTTTCTGTTGTCACTCTTTACAACCTCACTACGAAGCACGAGCAGTTATTGTTCTTGGGCATAAGCCTCTACAACAGTACATTCAATTACACGATATACTCTCTGGTTTATAGAGCTGAGAAGAGTCAGTACAACTTCACATTAATTACAAGGATTTTTACTGATCCAGAGACTGGTAAGTACCGAGTTTTCGTTACTGGAATGAACATTGCTCCGAAGGACGAGGATAAGGTCGTTCCGGTTGGTGACAATATCATTACTGCCAACAACTTGACTCTCTCGGAGTACTACTGGACTCTGAACAAAGTTCTCATGAAGCTCAGGCGTGGAGATGAGACGAACTGGATTTGGGGCAGGAGCGCTTACGAGTTGAGGCACTTATCACACTTGGTAAGGCTAAAGTTGCCAGAATACACAGGAAAAAGCAGTAGGGGTAACCATAGCAATTGATGTAATTGGGATAACATTAACATGCATAACATATCCTAAGCACATAAGTTGGTGGTGTGCAATTACATCATGTGCAACCTCGATAATATTGGGGATAATTGAATGTGGTGAATGTGCCGCAAGTCTTTTAGCTAGAAAACCAAACACTAAAGCATGTACGGCATGTGTAGCCGCAATTGGCAGTATCAGTGGAGACTGTGGTAAATGTTTTAGTGACTGGACAACAGTCTGTATGCCTGGATATGGGACACCGTCATAGGTGATGATACCATGAATCTCACGTTGACTGGAAATGTAATCTCGGCTCTGATGTTTCCTTTGCTTTTATATTATGCAATCTCGGCCGTAAAATCCCGGGAATTCGAGAAGCCTCAAACCTGGGCAGTACTTGCGGCTCTTTTTATGTCGGTTCGGGGAATATACAGCACTGCAGTTTATTTTAATATCATTCAGTTTTATCTGTTTGTCGATGAATTGCTTAATACATTGGCTGTGGTATCTGTGATTCCAATGTTGCTTACAGTAAGAAGAAAGGGAATGACTAACAAATCAGAGGGAGAAACTTTCCGGGACTATAATCAGTCAGACCACGAAAATAAACGGAAGCTGATTTTTTGAGTTTAAAATGGTTCAGCTTTAAAAATTCTGGTTCGTTCCGTGAGTATTACTTGGTGTCATTGGTAGTGCACTGGGTTTATTTGTTAGTGTCAAAGGTAATCAACTCAGGATTACCCTTAATAGTGTATCTTTGGCTTTTTAGTCGGATGGACTGTTGTGAGTTTTGGATTATCCAAAGGTGGTAGGTAACTATATGCGTTCACTGTTTAAAGTTCCTTTTTAAGACTTCACTTTTATAAACCCCTCTTCTTTACCTCTTCCCATGTCAAAAGTTGAGGCAGTGACGAACCCCTCCCGCGAGGAGCTTCTAGGGATAATCGATTCCGCGCTATCAAAGGAGGCCATGCTGACGATTTTTGCCCGGTGTAAGGTTCACTACGACGGCAGGGCTAAGAGCGAGCTCGGTTCTGGCGACAGGGTTATACTTGTCAAGCCCGACGGTGCTTTTCTCATTCACCAGAGCAAGAAGCGTGAGCCTGTCAACTGGCAGCCTCCTGGAAGCTTCGTAACCGTCGAGGAGCGCGATGGGATTATCGTCCTCCGATCCGTAAGAAGGAAGCCCAAAGAAATCCTTGAAGTCGAGCTGGAGGAGGTTTACCTCGCCTCCCTCTTTAAGGCCGAGGACTACGAGGAGCTGGCCTTGACTGGAAGCGAGGCAGAGATGGCCGAGTTAATCTTCGAGAACCCCGAGTTAATCGAACCTGGCTTCAAGCCCCTCTTCCGCGAGAAGTCCATTGGCCACGGCATAGTGGACATCCTCGGACGCGATAAGAACGGAAACCTCGTCGTCCTTGAGCTGAAGCGCAGGAAGGCGGATCTGCATGCGGTCAGCCAGCTTAAGCGCTACGTTGAAGGCCTGAGCAAGGAGCATGAGGGTGTTAGGGGAATACTGGTCGCACCGTCCCTGACATCCGGCGCGAAGAGACTCCTCGAAAAGGAAGGCCTTGAGTTCAGAAAGGTTCAGCCGCCGAAGAGGGAAAAGCTCGGAAAGGGCAGGCAGAAAACCCTGTTTTAACCTATGTCCATCTCCTGCGGCAGCATCTCCCTGACCCTGACCACAAGCACAGTGTTCCTCTTCCTCACTTCGACTATTCTGCCGAGGCCGAGGAGCCTCACCTGCGCCCGGCACACGGTCACTTCCCTCTCGTCGCTCTCCTCCCAGGGGATCCGCTGCTCCATGCTCTCCAGGCGGAGTATCTCCGCGAGGAGCCCCTCGGTGCCTACAGTGACATCCTGGAAAGTCTCGTAGGTGATGAAGACCCTCCCGAGCTCGCGGGCCCTTTCGAGCGCGATAACATTCCTCGCGCCCCTTATCTCAAGGGTTTTGTACGGGCTCCTCAAAAGCTCATCGAGAACCCGTCTCGCGATTCCAGCGAGAGTTATCGCCTCCATGCTCTCACCTCACAGGTAGATGCTCTCGTACTGCTTCTCGGCCTTTCTCCTGGCCTGCTCCATCTGCTCGTGCATTTTCCTCAGCTGGGTCTCTATCATCTCCGCCTCCTTGAGCAGGGGCTCCGTTGAGACCTCTATCGGCGTCAGCTTCTTCAGAACCTCTATGACGTTTGCAGCGGCCCTCGGGTCGGGTCTGTCCCCGAAGGTCTCCCCCAGGAGGACGTAGGCGTCGAGTTTTTCCTTGCTTGCCTCCCAGAGGAGCTTTCCGCTCATCCCCATTATCGAACCGTACTGGAGGATTTTCACCCCCAGGTTCTCAAGCTCCCTGTTCAGCTCTTCCCGTGCGCTGACCCCCCAGACGTCCATCTTCTCCTTGAAGAGGCCTATACCTATGCCGCCGAGGGATACGATCTTGTCGGCCCTCATGTCCTTGAGGTACCTCACGAGCTCCCGGGCTATCTCGCTCACTAAGGTGGGTGGGACGTAGATGTCCGCCACGGCAAGTATTATGTTGTCCTTTCCATAGAACCTGAGAGGGGGGTTTGGCTTTCCATCGAGGATCAGCGCCATGGGTGGGATGAACGGGCTCTCCACGTAGCCTATCATGTCCATGTTCAGCTCCTTCGCCAGAAAGTTCGCCGCTATATGCCCCACGAGCCCTATTCCCGGGTAGCCTTCGATGAGAATCGGGTTCTTTATCTCGGGCAGGACGAGCTTGCCCGGCTTCCCGTTCTCCATGCTCTCACCCCGAAGAGATTTAGTTTCAAAAGGTTATTAAACTTTCGGAGTTTGGTTTCCACTGGAAAGGCAACCCTTATATTATCCGGGCGCCCAATCAACATGGTGATGACCATGCCGAAGATAGGTATCATCGGCGGTTCTGGAGTTTACGGCGTCTTCGAGCCGAAGGAGACGGTGAAGGTCCACACACCCTACGGAAGGCCTTCAGCTCCAGTGGAAATAGGAGAGATAGAGGGCGTCGAGGTCGCCTTCATCCCGCGCCACGGAAAGCATCACGAGTTCCCGCCGCACGAAGTCCCGTACAGGGCCAACATCTGGGCCCTCAAGGAGCTTGGTGTCGAGAGGGTTATTGGGATTACGGCCGTCGGCTCGCTCCGCGAGGAGTACAGGCCAGGTGACATCGTCATAACCGACCAGTTCATCGACTTCACCAAGAAGAGGGACTACACCTTCTACAACGGGCCGCGCGTCGCCCACGTTTCCATGGCCGACCCCTTCTGCCCTGAGATGAGGAAGATATTCTACGAGACCGCCAAGGAGCTCGGCTTCCCGGTGCACGAGAAGGGTACCTACGTCTGCATCGAGGGACCGAGGTTCTCAACGCGCGCTGAGAGCTTCATGTTCAGGCAGTTCGCTCACATTATCGGAATGACCCTCGTTCCCGAGGTTAACCTCGCGAGGGAGCTTGGAATGTGCTATGTCAACATAGCAACCGTCACCGACTACGACGTCTGGGCCGAGAAACCAGTCGATGCCCAGGAGGTTCTCAAGGTCATGGCCGAGAACAACTACAAGGTTCAGGAGCTCCTCAAGAAGGGCATCCCGAGGATTCCAGAGGAGAGGCACTGCGGCTGTGCCGATGTTCTGAAGACGATGTTTGTGTGATTTTTGTAGTTTGAATTTTCATTTTTAACACTCTGACAAATATACGAGTTAAACGAGTTACATGTGTTGCAATAAGACTCTAGGAGAATTGAAACTGGGTTCGTGGGTATAATTGGGATGCGTGGAGGACAAGTTGCAATAAGACTCTAAGAGAACTCTAAGAGAATTGAAAAGTTAGAAGATCAAAGTAGACTTCCTCGACCCTTATTGTGTTGCTTTTCTCTAGGTGGTGAATTTTTGGGTGTTGCATCTTTCCAGCAAACCTTTTAACTTCCACAGGAAACAAAGCTTTTCAAAGGTAGGTGATGGCCATGAGCATTCTCATCAAAAACGGCCACGTTATCTACGGCGAGAACCTTAAAGTCGTCAGGGCGGACGTCCTCATTGAGGGGAACAGAATTGTAAGTGTCGAGAAGGGCATTAACGAGGCCGCAGACACAGTTATAGACGCCACAGGGAGAGTTGTTTCCCCGGGCTTCATAAACCTCCACACTCACTCTCCAATGGGCCTCCTCAGAGGCTTAGCTGACGATCTTCCACTAATGGACTGGCTCCAGAACCACATCTGGCCGAGGGAGGCGAAGCTTACTCCTGAATACGTCAAAGTCGGTGCTTACCTAGGCGCCCTCGAGATGATAAGGAGCGGAACCGCAACTTTCCTTGATATGTACTTCCACATGGACAAGGTTGCTGAGGCAGTTCTCGAAGCTGGCTTGAGGGGATATCTCTCCTACGGCATGATAGACCTCGGCGACCCGGACAGGACTGAGAAGGAGCTGAAGGAGGCCCTCCGCGAGATGGAGGAGATAGAGAAGCTGAACTCCGACAGGGTTCACTTCGTCTTCGGGCCTCATGCTCCGTACACCTGTTCAATAGCCCTCTTAAAGGAGGTCAGAAGGCTCGCAACCGAGAACAGGAAGCTGATAACGATCCATGTAAGCGAGACGATGGCGGAAATAGGCCAGATAACCGAGCGCTACGGGAAGAGCCCGGTAGTTCTCCTTGATGACATAGGCTTTCTCGGAAACGACGTAATAATAGCCCACGGCGTCTGGCTGGACAGCAGGGACATTCAGATTCTGGCCAGGCACGGCGTTACCGTTGCCCACAACCCGGGAAGCAACATGAAGCTCGCGAGCGGTGTTATGCCCCTCGAAAAGCTCCTCAACGCTGGAGTTAACGTGGGCCTTGGCACAGACGGGAGCGCTAGCAACAACAACCTCGACATGCTTGAGGAGATGAAGTTAGCTGCTTTGCTTCACAAGGTTCACAACCTCGATCCGACGGTCGCTGACGCCAGGACGGTCTTCAAGATGGCCACGCAGAACGGAGCAAAAGCCCTCAGGCTCAACGCGGGCGTCATTAAGGAGGGTTATCTGGCCGATATAGCGATAATCAACTTCAACAGACCTCACCTCAGGCCCATCAACGATGTGATAAGCCATCTTGTATATTCGGCCAATGGAAACGACGTTGAGACGACCATAGTGGACGGCAAAATCCTTATGCTCGACGGGGAAGTTCTGACCCTCAACGAGGAGAAGGTTATCAGCGAGGCCGAGAAAGTCTCAGAAAAGCTGGCATGAGTTAGCGTTAAATCCTCTTCTTCTCTATTTCCTGCGGTGATGATTATGGTTGAGTTTGAGATTGTCAGGGGAGACATAACACGCTTTCCTGCTGAGGCGATAGTAAACGCCGCCAACAAGTACCTCGAGCACGGTGGGGGAGTTGCCTACGCCATAGCAAAGGCCACCGCAGGCGACCCGAGGGAGTACATCCGGATAAGCAAGGAAGCCATGCGCGAACAGCTTGGAAAGGATCACATCGAACACGGGGAAGTCGTTGTAACGCCGGCGATGAGGCTGGAGGAACACGGCATCCGCTACGTCATCCACACGGTTGGACCTTACTGTGGTGGCAGATGGGACGAGGATAAGAGGGAAAAGCTGAAGAGGGCAATCCTAGGGGCGCTGAAGAAAGCGGAGGAGCTTGGGGTAAAAACAATCGCCTTTCCGGCCATAAGCGCAGGAATCTACGGCTGTCCGCTTGAGAAGGTTGTGGGGACCTTTAAGGAAGTCGTGGAAGAGT is part of the Thermococcus stetteri genome and encodes:
- a CDS encoding potassium channel family protein produces the protein MMIPITVIRRLVKIRYKAKRSKLLQIGVAVVILSVVFAGLFAYFEGLDFFTALYWAVITMATIGYGDITPKTEAGRVVAMVAAVAGISTFTALVSLLAEFLISSSLRRMMGMHRVGYSGHYVVIGQGSSVVSFVNEILSAMDRGELPRRPVVVVFPNEEERRKVELPEEVEVLIGDPINRETLERARVESASHVVLALDDDSKSVFVTLRVKSISSAKVLVEALSGDSIDLLKQAGADRVVLSRGMAGRLLASAVIEPEVVDVIDDITSSLGGYDITVVELREVWGMKYSEALELVQKKYGLYLMGYYTDRPVLVPRLDSPVPEGSKLIVIRGVGTNNS
- the radA gene encoding DNA repair and recombination protein RadA, which encodes MARKKKVEDEVKELDEFEELDVEESLSSAKQEKPERKIATLEDLPGVGPATAEKLREAGYDTIEAIAVASPLELKEIAGISEGAALKIIQAAREAANIGTFMRADEYMKKRTTIGKISTGSKALDKLLGGGIETQAITEVFGEFGSGKTQLAHTLAVMVQKPPEEGGLGGSVIWIDTENTFRPERIRQIAENRGLDPEETLKNIYVARAFNSNHQMLLVEKAEEIIKEKAESDRPVKLLVVDSLMAHFRSEYVGRGTLAERQQKLAKHLADLHRLADLYDIAVFVTNQVQAKPDAFFGDPTRPVGGHILAHSATLRVYLRKGKAGKRVARLIDSPHLPEGEAVFRITEKGVED
- the nucS gene encoding endonuclease NucS, giving the protein MSKVEAVTNPSREELLGIIDSALSKEAMLTIFARCKVHYDGRAKSELGSGDRVILVKPDGAFLIHQSKKREPVNWQPPGSFVTVEERDGIIVLRSVRRKPKEILEVELEEVYLASLFKAEDYEELALTGSEAEMAELIFENPELIEPGFKPLFREKSIGHGIVDILGRDKNGNLVVLELKRRKADLHAVSQLKRYVEGLSKEHEGVRGILVAPSLTSGAKRLLEKEGLEFRKVQPPKREKLGKGRQKTLF
- a CDS encoding DUF473 domain-containing protein — translated: MEAITLAGIARRVLDELLRSPYKTLEIRGARNVIALERARELGRVFITYETFQDVTVGTEGLLAEILRLESMEQRIPWEESDEREVTVCRAQVRLLGLGRIVEVRKRNTVLVVRVREMLPQEMDIG
- a CDS encoding proteasome assembly chaperone family protein; its protein translation is MENGKPGKLVLPEIKNPILIEGYPGIGLVGHIAANFLAKELNMDMIGYVESPFIPPMALILDGKPNPPLRFYGKDNIILAVADIYVPPTLVSEIARELVRYLKDMRADKIVSLGGIGIGLFKEKMDVWGVSAREELNRELENLGVKILQYGSIMGMSGKLLWEASKEKLDAYVLLGETFGDRPDPRAAANVIEVLKKLTPIEVSTEPLLKEAEMIETQLRKMHEQMEQARRKAEKQYESIYL
- a CDS encoding S-methyl-5'-thioadenosine phosphorylase, producing the protein MPKIGIIGGSGVYGVFEPKETVKVHTPYGRPSAPVEIGEIEGVEVAFIPRHGKHHEFPPHEVPYRANIWALKELGVERVIGITAVGSLREEYRPGDIVITDQFIDFTKKRDYTFYNGPRVAHVSMADPFCPEMRKIFYETAKELGFPVHEKGTYVCIEGPRFSTRAESFMFRQFAHIIGMTLVPEVNLARELGMCYVNIATVTDYDVWAEKPVDAQEVLKVMAENNYKVQELLKKGIPRIPEERHCGCADVLKTMFV
- a CDS encoding amidohydrolase family protein is translated as MSILIKNGHVIYGENLKVVRADVLIEGNRIVSVEKGINEAADTVIDATGRVVSPGFINLHTHSPMGLLRGLADDLPLMDWLQNHIWPREAKLTPEYVKVGAYLGALEMIRSGTATFLDMYFHMDKVAEAVLEAGLRGYLSYGMIDLGDPDRTEKELKEALREMEEIEKLNSDRVHFVFGPHAPYTCSIALLKEVRRLATENRKLITIHVSETMAEIGQITERYGKSPVVLLDDIGFLGNDVIIAHGVWLDSRDIQILARHGVTVAHNPGSNMKLASGVMPLEKLLNAGVNVGLGTDGSASNNNLDMLEEMKLAALLHKVHNLDPTVADARTVFKMATQNGAKALRLNAGVIKEGYLADIAIINFNRPHLRPINDVISHLVYSANGNDVETTIVDGKILMLDGEVLTLNEEKVISEAEKVSEKLA
- a CDS encoding [protein ADP-ribosylglutamate] hydrolase; the encoded protein is MVEFEIVRGDITRFPAEAIVNAANKYLEHGGGVAYAIAKATAGDPREYIRISKEAMREQLGKDHIEHGEVVVTPAMRLEEHGIRYVIHTVGPYCGGRWDEDKREKLKRAILGALKKAEELGVKTIAFPAISAGIYGCPLEKVVGTFKEVVEEFGKDARSVKRVYLVLYSENDYERALRVF